DNA from Cygnus atratus isolate AKBS03 ecotype Queensland, Australia chromosome 7, CAtr_DNAZoo_HiC_assembly, whole genome shotgun sequence:
GAGTCCTCAGGGCTTGGCAAGTCAAGGGCCAGCCTTGGAGCTGGAGTTTCTAGTCCTTTTGCTCCTGCGGTTGAAGGGGTAGTTGAGGAACTCGAAGCGCCGGTGGGGCTCGGTGGTCTGGTGGCCCTTGGGGAGCCGCTTCATGAAGTGCACCTCACGCTGGTGCTGCCGGGTCTTGGAGCCCTTGCGCGGGCGGCCCTTGCGGGTGAAGGCCATGTACCAGCCCTCGTACTTGGCGTTCTGCAGCGCCGTGTAGTTGTTCTCCAGGACGATCTCCGTGAAGACGCAGTCCTTGCCTTTGCCGTTGCTCTGCGCGGGACAGAAGGGGACGGGGGGGTTCAGCAAACGGGGTTCCTCGCCACCCCAGCTCGGGTTTTGGTGCTTGTGGGGGGCTCAGAGCTCATTGCCCACCTCTCCTACAGGTCAGAGCTGGCCCAAAGCTATCCCCAGCGCGATGCCAGCACCAGGCTGCGAGCCCCTGTGCGTGGCTCATCCAATGCTTCAACCCCTTGTGCACACCAGGGGATATTTGCCCGCTGACATcctgcctccatccctgccACCAGCTGGCTTCCCCTGCCAGCAACTGGGAGCAAACTCTCCATTTCTGTGGCAGTGCAGCcacccatcccaccccatcccacccagaACAGTAGGGACAATGAGGGAGGACAGCACGTGGTCCATGGGGACAATGCCCACGGATGCTGGTGGCAGCTGGAGGCCAAGCTCCTCCACGTTACACACAGCACCAGGACCAGGGAGAGGACCCACATCCCACGGCCCCAAGGGAGGGAAAACCCTCGCAGAGAATCACTGCCCCACGGggatttttccccccacccagACCCCTCCGCCCCAGGGAGGGAGCGCGGCAGCTCGGAGGGACCGTGACTAAGCAGCCTGCCCCGCGGAGCATCTCAACATTCCCGACCCTTGTACCATGTAATCGGGGAGAATAGCCCAGCAACCCGCCTATTTGTTCGGGGAGATACAAGGAATGCGCCCCACACGGCACCTGCCCGCCCCTTCTCACCCGCCTGGGCTGCGGGGTGCCTCATCCCCCGTCCCCTAAAACCAAGCCCCAGGACacccccatccctgggggttGGGTGCCAGCCCCCTACCTTGCCGATCAGCTTCCCCTTCTTGTTCATGCAGATGTAGAAACCCGTGGCCGCCCCCTTGATGCGCACGCGGCTCCCGAAGGTGTC
Protein-coding regions in this window:
- the FGF8 gene encoding fibroblast growth factor 8 — encoded protein: MDPCSSLFSYVLMHLFVLCLQAQVTVQSPPNFTQHVREQSLVTDQLSRRLVRTYQLYSRTSGKHVQILDNKKINAMAEDGDVHAKLIVETDTFGSRVRIKGAATGFYICMNKKGKLIGKSNGKGKDCVFTEIVLENNYTALQNAKYEGWYMAFTRKGRPRKGSKTRQHQREVHFMKRLPKGHQTTEPHRRFEFLNYPFNRRSKRTRNSSSKAGP